AGAGATAGTTTTCAGGATTTCCAGACCTGCCTGGACCTGGCCTTGAAATTTTTCGTAGATCAATTGAAGACTGATCAGAAGGACAAGGCTCTGAAGGTTCTGTCTCAATCCATCGATCATTTCAATGAGCTGCTCGCTGATTTCGAGAAAAGTAAATTCGACTTCATGGTCAAGGCTTTACCTGAAATGATCGAAAAAGTGAAGGCAGTGAAAGAACAGAAATGATCTTTACTGCAGGCCGAGATATTTGTGGATGACCTTGTCCCATCCGGTCAGCCGGCCGAACTCCAGCTGCCCGTATATATTTTCCAGAGAATTGATGAATTGCCTTATTGTTGCATCATCCGGCGGCATGAAGATGGAAACCGAGAAAGTTCCTTTCCCGTTCCCTGGATTGGATCTGTCCAGAGTGGCATCCTGAATGTTGTTTAGGCAGGAATCCACAATTGTCCTGACCTGGTCAGCCAGCTGGGTGTCCTGCAGAGAAGCCTGATTCAGCTCAGCTGCCAGGTTGGAGAGAAAAAGACCCAGATCAACTGATTCATTTCCCAGGATGCCCTCGAAACTGTGGGTCTTCTGCCTGGCAGCAGTAAGAGCGGCGATGATGCTGCTCTTATCTGCTGTGCCCATATCGTTGACCAGCAGGTCTGACAGAGTTTCCATGTCTGGAATGACTGCCCTGATTTTAGTGAGGTCCAGGCAGGACATCTCGAAATCTTCATTTGCGATATTTCCCTTGACATTGGTAGTCAGGATGCTGGTATAGACGGCTTTGGCTGTTTTCAGCGGCTGGGAATTCGGATCATTGCTCAGGATATTGAAAACAAAGGGATCTAAACTGACATCCAGGAACACGTCGCAAGTGTTTGGCTCTGCGATCACCTGCTTTGTTTCGCTGGCCACCATGTAATTAAAGTACTTTGAGAGCTGAACCGCCGCCTCCACCTGCCCCATCAGGCAGGCGCGGAAGGCTATGATGTCCAGCTTGTCGCCACCCAGCACCTGCTCGAAAACTGCTGAGACTTCCGCCATCGTTAGGGAATCCTGGGAAGTGTAGTCAATACCGAAGGATTTTTGACTTCCCCGGATCGAACCCGGACCTTTTGAAGGAATCCAGCCCGAGCCGTGCCCCATGATATAAAGCATCTTGTGATTTGCCGGGTAGGAAGCAGCCCATTCCAGGAAGCTCTGAAAATTGTTCGGGTCGCCTGTATTGAGATTGGAATTGATGTTATTTTCCCTGCATCTGACATTGAGCGCATCCTTGGTGATATAATAACGGGTGGTAGTCCTGTCTGTCTGCGAACCAAGGAAATCTACCTGGGCCACAATATGAATCTGGCCGTTGCAATTGCCGAATCCGGCTATCTCCGTTATTTCTTTCAGCATGCGTCGTTCCAGCCAATCTTCGGCATCCAGGCTGGCGTAAATCATGATGGACCAGGGTTTTGTCTGGCTTTCCTCGGCAGTGATTTCGCTGGCGGTTTCCAGTTTGGCGATCTGATCATGTATGGACCGCGATTTGAGATTGACGGTTCCTTTAACGTTCTGAAGAGAATTACCTGGTGTTGCAGGTGCGGCATGGACAAGATAAATAAAAATCAAAAATACAAAACCAACAGATAGGAAATTCCTCATAGAACCTCCAAGTCCATTTGATCTTGTTCTCTTATCAAGCTTGCTACAATTTAATTATGGCCTGAAAATCTTTTTCAGTCAAGTGGAAATGACAGTGAACCTGAGTCGAAGTCCATTCAAGAGTGTAAGCTCAGGCTGAGTTCCATCATTTTCCCATTTTTTGTCCATGTAGGTCTGATGGTTATCTGGAGCTGGAAAACAGGCTGGATTAGAGTTA
Above is a window of Candidatus Wallbacteria bacterium DNA encoding:
- a CDS encoding clostripain-related cysteine peptidase; the protein is MRNFLSVGFVFLIFIYLVHAAPATPGNSLQNVKGTVNLKSRSIHDQIAKLETASEITAEESQTKPWSIMIYASLDAEDWLERRMLKEITEIAGFGNCNGQIHIVAQVDFLGSQTDRTTTRYYITKDALNVRCRENNINSNLNTGDPNNFQSFLEWAASYPANHKMLYIMGHGSGWIPSKGPGSIRGSQKSFGIDYTSQDSLTMAEVSAVFEQVLGGDKLDIIAFRACLMGQVEAAVQLSKYFNYMVASETKQVIAEPNTCDVFLDVSLDPFVFNILSNDPNSQPLKTAKAVYTSILTTNVKGNIANEDFEMSCLDLTKIRAVIPDMETLSDLLVNDMGTADKSSIIAALTAARQKTHSFEGILGNESVDLGLFLSNLAAELNQASLQDTQLADQVRTIVDSCLNNIQDATLDRSNPGNGKGTFSVSIFMPPDDATIRQFINSLENIYGQLEFGRLTGWDKVIHKYLGLQ